The genomic window ATGGTTTGACTGATGTCTTCATATTCTTGTCTGGTTCTCCGGTTTCAATCACggctttgtcttttttcccccccgagtgttgaaatgtgacatttaaagcGTCTCGTTCGCCGGCGGCCACTGAGAACAGAAGGTGTCTGTTGAGCCGCCGCGGCGTCGCTGATGCTTCCCATCGGTTCACATCAGACTTCAGTCTTCTGTCACAGTGTTTCTGTTGTGAAAAAGTGTAAACTAACTGCAGCTGGTTCAAAACGCAGCAGCGAGAGTCCTCACTGGTGCCAAGAGGAGAAACCAGAACCTTTATTTATCAAACTCGTAGGAAAGAAACTTCAGAACACTCTGAAGAACCAAGTGAAGAGTAAAAAAGTTCTTGATTTATGCAGCGTTCAGGTTATTTGGGAAAGGCGGGAAGGATTCCCATGTAGCAGTTCCCATAGCGGAGAGTCGGGAGCGTCACATCCACTCTGACAGGTGGGAGCTTGTTTACGTCGCCcaaagtttaatgtttaaagtttaatgtcGCCTAAATTACTCACATAACAAATGAAAGTAGTGtcgcaactaacaattattatccacctttgattattttctcgattaatcaattagctgtttggtccataaaatggtgaaaaaggtCATCTAGAGGACGACAgaaactggtaaaaaaaaaaagaagaagaaaaaaagaagctggaatcagataatttggaaattttcttcttaaaaaatgactcaaagcgATTAATCATCAAGTGATATTTATTTCTAAATGTCTAAATGAAAGCAGGTGTGAAACCgtttcagtctgtttacattttcatttgtgtttaagTTTAATGACCTTGAACTGTTGATGATGGTGGTTTTTTTAGCGGAGATTTCGCTGACTCAGAATTACAAGACGGAGGTTGATGTGAAGGTTTTTCTCCACTCGGCTGCTCATAACGATGGATGACGTAAACATGGTGTCACCTCTACAGACTCTGACTGATCACATGACGGTATAGCCGATCAGAGACATGGACGGACTCTACGGCGGCCATATTGAACGTCCTTAaaggtgaaaacaaacaaacaaacgtgtttttgtttttcagatgaagGAACGCAGAGCAGAAAGTGAGAGCGGCTCCCCTGGAGGATCCACGATGCAACTGCAGGCCGAACGCAAGATCAGCATCAGCATGCAGCATTTCCACagaccaggtacacacacacacacacacacacacacacacacacacacacacacaaacgtccACGCTCTTAACAACTCAATCTGAACTCTACATATTTTTTCAGATAATGGCACCAACATCTACAGGAAGCCTCCCATCTATAAACAAGGTGAGCTCATATTGATGTTTATCattattctctgtgtgtttccgTCTTTCTTCACCGACgcagcttcatgtttttactctctCTGACTCTCCAGATGGAAACAAACAGGTCGAAGGCAGCGGCGTCATTCAGTCAGCAAAGTTTCCAGCAGCTCAGCCTCCGGATCCCAGCCAACCGTCCAAGATAGAGACGGAGTACTGGCCCTGCCCGCCCTCACTGGCTGCCAtgggtaacacacacacacacacacacacacacacatatataaacacacatgaacacacacacagagggagggtgtgtgtgtgtgtagctgggTCTAACTGTCAGGCTGCTCTCTGGCAGAGATTGAGTGGAATAAGAAGAAGCTGCAGGAGGAAGACGAGTTTGAAGACCTGACGGATGAAGCAGAGATGCTGCGGGAGCAGGAGCTGGAAAAGGTTTGTGAGTAAAGTCTGAGCGACGGACAGGAAAACACCGATCACACCGTTTCTCTCCTAAACTCAGAGCGTCTGTGCAAACTGAGCACCGATCTGATACCTACAAGATACCTATCAGAGACTCTGTTAGAAACAAATAATCATCTGAGACTTTAAGAGCAAAAATACGAATATTTCAAGAAAACATGTCTCAGTATTTTGAGAAAACAGGTCTCTACTTTAAGAAAAATTGTTATATTACAATAGAAGAACTAGAAATATTGCCTTGCGCCAACCAGTTAAATTGCAGTTTGCATCCATGTCTTTCCaaactcatataatatttgtagtgaaaattttgaaggaatttaataaaacagtCAGTTTCAAGGTGGGCGCCAAGATCAGTGTCATTAATTCAGTATCACAATCtgccttctgttcctgagtttaTAGTGTTGAATAACGGCCAGAAAAGTCTTTTTGCAGaacatgatgatgtcacagtgaaggtgacctttgaccttttggatgtaaaatgtcaaatcgcttcatcattttatcctgttAGACGCTTGTGTGAAACGTTGTCGTAATTAACATATGAATTGATGagttatggcaaaaaaaaaaaaaaaaacatgttttgtgaggtcactgtgacctttgacccttgaCGTctaaattctaatcagttcatccttgagtccaagtggacgtttgtgccaaatatGAAGGAATTCCCTCCAGGCGTTCCTGATATATCACATTCAGTACAGAGACAACCTGAAAACATGATGttatatttcaaaaaatgtttaaaaagttgctacatttcaacaaaaagtaacaatattttgattttaaaaagcttttagaggaaaaaaagatgtaatattttgaagaaaaacattgtAATAGTTcaagaaaaagtttaaaaagttttgtTTCTGGATCCAGATCCAGTCCAACCTGGGCCGTCTGATcctgaaggaggagaaggagaaagagaaagccgTTCAGTACCGGAGGAAGACACAGTCGCTGCCCGACAGAACTCACATGCACACCAGTGAGACTCTGCAGCTTTTACACttgctgttttttgttcttgtttggatctggttctggttctgaatgtttgtgtttgttcttcttttttttcctgcaggttTGTCAACAACTGCATCCAAGTCTCCTTCACGTTCAGGACTGACCAGAGTGAGTGTTCACCGTCTGATCacgtctgtgtgttttctgattcaccagcagctgaaaacaataataaatataaaataaagtttatcttCAGTAACTGGAGCAAAGTGGTATAAAATCAACTCTGTTTCACACGTGGATTTACTTTTACAATGTTTaatatataaaactgaaatgatttgTTCTGTTTGCAGATGCGGTCTGCAGAGTTTTCCACAGACGGAGATAAAGGACGACCAGGTAAGATTTCCTGTTTCCTGATTGGTtgtacaaagttaaaaaaaaaaaattaaagctcagatacagaaaacacaaacatgatcTGCAAACAGCTGCGATACAGCGAACAGCTGATAGAAGCAACTTTCATCCTCatcacacaaatatatagtttcatgttTATAAAAAGGCTCCGTAATGTCTGTAGCTTTTAGCGAAccaacaggaggaaatagtgcatttgttggggactattttcaatGGCGGATGAATCTACATTCGTTgcactagtgagtatttctggcagcaggacagtgtgtgatCATGGTGATAAACGTTTTTATAGTTTCTggaacaacaacggaggaatcagatatatcaggctttgatacacacacaatactcgttagtagatcagttcattgttggtttgagtcTCTCTTCTAGAAAATAACTTTACACAGaactgaaatatctaaaaatatcattaaagaACTCAGCTTCAATGTGAAATCAGACATTCTGTCCGGTGTTGCATCGTCATGTTCTGCACCttaatctcttcttcttcctgttgttgtgtttttgcagcCGCTCAGGTAAGCATGTCGTCTGcgccgctgtgtgtgtgtgtcgcatGTGCATGTCCACTGACATCAgcagtgatgtgtgtttttgcttctttACTGCGACTGAACAGCTGCAACCTTTCCTGCACTCAGTTTGACTTTCTGCACCGTCCCGAGCAGATGTGTGAATGACATTTACATCTTTACACCGTCGTCATGCATCTTTTTCTAgcaactaagtacatttactcaagtactgtgttcaagtacagttttgaggtacttgtactttacttgagtatttccatgtgatgctactttctacatttcagagggaaatattgtactttctactccactacatttatttgacagctttagttacttttcagatgaagatttgacacaatggataatataacaagcttttaaaatacaacacattgttaaagatgaaaccagtggtttccaacctttttggcttttgacgtcttacaaaaagcagtgtgtagtcggggtcacatttcacatgtctatgagttgttaacagctccaccaaatagtgatttttccctctaaacttctcacatgctttcatttcaataaatgttcaaatgatccaatatttcagcaaaaatcaaagattagagaaaaagtccaaaaactgaaaacagatttgtgtatcagaactttgttttttcttctttcctctcccattaatcatctcaccacccctcagatttatctgctgaccctttggaggggcgcgacccctaggttgggaaccactggactaaactagctaactgtatataaagtagtgtaaactagctccacctccagcagctacaacagtaacatgctgctctaacactgatgcttcactattaataatctaatgatgtcatatataataatatatcagtcagagggaccaaaccactacttttactgcaatactttaactacatcaagctcataatacttatgtacttttactgcaatactttaactacatcaagctcataatacttatgtacttttactgtagtggTATTTTTCCTGCAGGACTTtttcttgtaatggagtatttttactttgctgtattggtacttttactgtagtaaagtatctgaatacttcttccacctctgcttttctgtttggCTTCATGGTTTTTAAATTTACCAGGTTACacagaaatatttttcatattgtgtgtgtgtgtgtgtgtgtgtgtgtgcgtgtgtgtgtgtagaacaGTGAGGCTCGGAGGGAGCGGATGGACAGAGGAAACTCACTGCCGAGTATTTTGGAGCAGAAGGTGAGAACGTTACCTTTAACTTTCTTGATGTCCAAAAACATGTTCCAAATTATTTTAATTCacttttaatgaatgaattaattaattttttatttgattctctgtaggtttttttaagttattatgaaacaaatatttttctatattCCCTGCAGCTCCTCATGAGAACTAATGACAGTTGTGTATTTAGTGCAGGCAGCTgtctgctgccctctgctggacactgaaacacaacaaaCCTCCTCactgtgttctctgtgttgtcatttgatttgaatgttacaggaaataacaatgaaaaataaatcactcagttattaaagacaaaaagctaaatatttatcaacatatttttcatttaatggacacatattctgcacatttccagctgtatatttatattctggggctctactggaatatttttgcatgatttccagttaaaaactccttatttatcttgcatttaactttatttatttctttgttttgttttgatttaatgctGTATGACAGCGGTGGGCAAATAGCGGTCTGTGGGCCAAATCTGGTCCtctaacaaaaacatttgtccCTCTAAAATGAGCTgaagttttccttttttatagACGACATCAAATCTTTTACATGAATCCtcataaatctacagtagataacaatgtgaacacaacactgatgtaaAGACCTTGTAACATCTTATAAACTCATCAGATGAATAAAAAGTGTTCATAACATAATGTAGTCGATCTGACCAGAACAGATTAGTGTCATTAACAGTATTTTGCTTCATCTATAAATGAAGCAGGACACATTTCTGTTCTCATAGTGCAACACAGAGGAAACGTTCATGTTTATGAGCTGCTGAACCTTCACTTACTGATGGGAGTCATGAAATCTGCCCTCAGATACAAAAATCTATTAATtctttaatgaatgaaaataaacagtaagcagtgctggaaaaaaacaggCTCATGTTTGAACTGATGGTTTAATTATGAAGGAAAATAGTTGAAACATTTGTTgcttaaaacaaacatttattatctTTAATTTGACCTGTTTGCAGGTGTTATGATCTTGATCACATGTTGTATGATGATGTTTTCTGTGCTGCAGGTTTATCCCTATGAAGCACTGATTGTGACCCACAGGGGGCGCTGTAAGCTGCCGCCAGGAGTCGACCGCACTCGACTGGAGGTTTGTATTCACAGGCTGTGATGCTGTTTGATCGGCTGAAAGTCTCATTTTCTGTGTCGTTATCACACATATTACATCAGAAAAATCAGTCGTCATGAACTCCTATCAACTTTTTggaatttattacatttaattatacatttaaatcaACTGATTGAGTCAATTTGGAaccttaaaaagaaaatttcaGGTTCTTTAGTAATGATGTTGAAGTATAATGTTGATCAGTTTCCTGTTAAACTCTCTGCGTCCTATCAGCATGATCAATGATTAGTGTTTTATTTGGAATATTAAAGACATgttcatcaaaaacaaaaaaaagtcattaaacaTTATTCTGGTTAATCAGCTGCTGAATGACTCATTTTAAGATACAGAGTTTATTTCAAAGGTAAATtttcttgttattattataattccAACTGGATCTGTGatgttatttaaatataaaacttgtCCCACTGATTCTTTCAttggaaaaatatgtttttcttcaacaTCAAAAATGACATCAGGTCTCTTTTTCAACAAGATGTTTCTTTGCTGAATGTAACTGTGTTTTAAAGTCATATAGAGCATCTACAGGAGGAGAGTATCTGGATATCACcacattaatatttaatcacATATAACATGTTACGTGGCAACTAAGCAGGTTTAGAGGTCCAGGGAGTCGTTCAGAGCTGAGCCAGCTGGAGATTCAGAAGGTGAAATGTGGAGCTTGGTGGGTTCAGGTTAGGAGACGAGACGAGGTCCTGGAGACAAGAATGACAGGAAGTGTAGAACTGACTGAACAGACCTGGCAGAGCTGAGAATATACAGACTGACTGTTGATTGCAGGATTAAGTGCATCTGGTCGGGCTCTGACTCTGGTGCACCTGCCTCCACTCAGACGAtcacagacaaaaagagagaagaaggagaaagtCACTAACAGTTAGAAAGACACAGAACCGGATGTGGAAGAAGCATCACGAGACACAGCGGGAGAGAAATGACAtaagattatttatttaattgtatttttttataaatgtaaacCTGATATTGATGTAAACTCATTTAGTGAAGCTCAGTTTGAAACATGTTTATGTGGCATTTGTTCTCACACCAGAATATTTTGGCAagactttatttaaatattttatttatttatttatttatttatttttaaaggtgcaatgtgtagaatttagtggaaGTAGAACAGATTTGGTAGAAGTTgaatataataatcataagtatgttttaattagtgtataatcacctgaaaataagaatcgtttaccttagaatgagcctttatatctacagaggtaGTGAGTCCTCTTCCACTgagccgccatgtttctacagtagcccagaacagacaaaccaaacactggctctagagaggaccttttgtAGATTCTCCcgcatgcttggaaggggagggtgaggtactcagttggttgcaatctgcaacctcaccactagaggtcactaaatcctacacactggtcctttaatataaagtaaagaataattagggcccgagcccAAAGGGTGAAGGCCCTcttgtatttcgtgtgtttgtttgtttgtttctttattattacaccacttaaaccctaaatttgaccccctaaacatgctcaaaaactcaccaaatttggcacacacatcaggtctggtgagaaatttgataaaatgtaaaaattaacccccaaagtgccaaaatgtgctcgagagcgccacctatgtaactaaaatggccgccacagcccgtaggaatgttgtagagagatcaaactGAAACTCAATTATTcttctcatcaagacctacaaatcatactctgacacccctgacctaaatccaacaggaagtccgcaattagcctgtcaatataagactttgcctcaattttCTCCTCTGAACAAacggacaaacaaacaaatctcctctgagggcgttaatggtattggcttcaaactttaatacatgacttatgacactgtgctgaaaaaaaattgttaaaaactttgtaataacttgagcGGTTTGGATTTTACACACAtaccccttacaatgtaaatgaatgggggaggcatggactttgtgtcagacagaggcttctgacgtctaaactataagtctcaccactttcaaacctgtaacAATGGATTCAggacgaaatttcctactaaaaaatgtgatttgtaacgtaagatttggccaaagtcatgggatttatgaggagatttcacaagaagagtactctaaaatcctgctctccaactgagagggagagacagagaataaaggggggggggggggggggggggatacagcagaaatgtctatatacatacagtacattatatacaaactttgtacgCAGTTtagtgttattatcatttagtttacaataattataggtcttatatgtataaatCAGTAGTGGGaatgacctatgaggggaagggaaaaaatggagtgagggtgacagtttagtgataaagtgctgcagaaaaataccatcaaaactaaaatgtgtagctctgtactgcagtttttccttttttagggcccaagcacctagcggttcgctcacactctccattcaaatatatgagtatttttctgtgtccagctgcagttacttattgtctctacacacctgacagtacacatgtcaatcaaactttgaccaggtcatgtgggttaaaagtctttacttttctaaaaatagacttgatgaaaattaggaaattaatttgttttacacacaaactcatcaagagttttcaatttactaattgaaattcaagtgagtggggcccaaaacttgcataattttgatgacacaggtgtgagacagacatgtctcaccctgcagaaaattctcatcctcatactgttgagatttgatgtttcaccatgacagaggaagttgctataactttattgtaaatgctccagtcagcgccaaactttacatgtttgataagagtcccggcctgaacacgtgtACGTcacaatattccatcagtgatgcaaactggctgaatagcgccccctacgaaatttcagcaaagcagccccagcagcaggcaaaatagtggacaaaggaagtgatgtttgtctccttcttgcactgtctgaaaacagccgggtctgaagacatctacatgcccgtcacaGAATCCCTTCGATTGCACTGCGGCCTGACGTGCACGGAGGCGTGAGGGCctgttcaacgctgcttgcagctttaatatttat from Thunnus maccoyii chromosome 19, fThuMac1.1, whole genome shotgun sequence includes these protein-coding regions:
- the dmtn gene encoding dematin isoform X2 — encoded protein: MQKVEGRLTPVNLPSSRGPSAPGSPATSITARVNDQVVGYRDLAALPRDKAILQVERPDLMTYQPHLSFSPLDPPSRERSLSPPCTISTTSPAMKERRAESESGSPGGSTMQLQAERKISISMQHFHRPDNGTNIYRKPPIYKQDGNKQVEGSGVIQSAKFPAAQPPDPSQPSKIETEYWPCPPSLAAMEIEWNKKKLQEEDEFEDLTDEAEMLREQELEKIQSNLGRLILKEEKEKEKAVQYRRKTQSLPDRTHMHTSLSTTASKSPSRSGLTRMRSAEFSTDGDKGRPAAQNSEARRERMDRGNSLPSILEQKVYPYEALIVTHRGRCKLPPGVDRTRLERHLAPEQFEQLFGMSMAEFDRLSLWKRNELKKKAQLF
- the dmtn gene encoding dematin isoform X1: MMHLLIVSLSLSLLVSLQLVKTKQEEGFSPVMQKVEGRLTPVNLPSSRGPSAPGSPATSITARVNDQVVGYRDLAALPRDKAILQVERPDLMTYQPHLSFSPLDPPSRERSLSPPCTISTTSPAMKERRAESESGSPGGSTMQLQAERKISISMQHFHRPDNGTNIYRKPPIYKQDGNKQVEGSGVIQSAKFPAAQPPDPSQPSKIETEYWPCPPSLAAMEIEWNKKKLQEEDEFEDLTDEAEMLREQELEKIQSNLGRLILKEEKEKEKAVQYRRKTQSLPDRTHMHTSLSTTASKSPSRSGLTRMRSAEFSTDGDKGRPAAQNSEARRERMDRGNSLPSILEQKVYPYEALIVTHRGRCKLPPGVDRTRLERHLAPEQFEQLFGMSMAEFDRLSLWKRNELKKKAQLF